A single region of the Geobacillus subterraneus genome encodes:
- a CDS encoding iron-containing alcohol dehydrogenase: MYELLVPSRVIYGRETFREVGRQAKALGSKALIVSDPVMENIGLVARCEHYLQEAGVPFAKYTGVDKEPTDVHVKEALDVCRSEQCDVIIALGGGSSIDAAKAVAVMMTNEGTISDYVGNARMFTEKPVPLIAIPTTAGTGSEVTKVTVIIDTKTDVKMMISQPALLPAVAIVDPLLTVSCPPSVTAATGVDALCHAIEAYISRRAHPVTDVLALSAIEAIIGHLRRAYENGQDIEAREKMAIAAMKAGMAFSNASVTLVHGMSRPIGALFHVPHGVSNAMLLPGVLEFTKDSAGERLAVIARLINPQLKDVSDAEAADALVEEVKQLCRDLHIPNMKTWGIDKAAFDKAVDKMAADALASGSPANNPRVPTHEEIVALYHICYDYQYGTNTVSR, encoded by the coding sequence CATTTATGGGCGCGAAACGTTTCGTGAAGTCGGCAGGCAAGCGAAAGCGCTTGGGTCGAAAGCGCTCATTGTGAGCGACCCGGTGATGGAGAACATCGGCCTTGTCGCCCGGTGTGAACACTATTTGCAAGAGGCGGGGGTGCCATTTGCCAAGTACACAGGGGTCGACAAGGAACCGACGGATGTTCATGTAAAAGAAGCGCTTGACGTCTGCCGGAGTGAGCAATGCGATGTCATCATCGCTCTTGGCGGCGGCAGCAGCATCGATGCCGCGAAGGCGGTGGCAGTGATGATGACGAATGAGGGAACGATCAGCGACTATGTTGGCAACGCTAGGATGTTCACGGAAAAACCGGTGCCGCTCATCGCCATTCCGACGACGGCCGGCACCGGTTCCGAAGTGACGAAAGTGACGGTCATTATTGATACGAAGACAGACGTCAAAATGATGATTTCCCAGCCGGCGCTCCTTCCGGCCGTGGCGATCGTTGACCCGCTTCTTACTGTCTCATGCCCGCCATCCGTTACCGCGGCAACCGGTGTCGATGCGCTTTGTCACGCGATCGAAGCGTATATTTCCCGACGCGCCCATCCCGTGACCGATGTGCTGGCGCTATCCGCCATTGAGGCGATCATCGGCCATTTGCGCCGGGCGTACGAAAACGGTCAAGACATCGAAGCGCGGGAGAAAATGGCGATCGCGGCCATGAAGGCCGGCATGGCGTTCTCGAATGCCTCGGTAACACTTGTGCACGGCATGTCGCGGCCGATCGGAGCGCTCTTCCACGTGCCGCACGGCGTGTCCAATGCGATGCTGTTGCCAGGGGTGCTTGAATTTACAAAAGACAGCGCCGGAGAACGATTGGCAGTGATTGCCCGGCTCATCAACCCGCAGCTGAAGGACGTTTCCGATGCCGAAGCGGCCGATGCGCTTGTTGAAGAAGTGAAACAGCTTTGCCGTGATTTGCACATCCCGAATATGAAAACATGGGGCATTGACAAAGCGGCATTCGACAAAGCAGTCGATAAAATGGCGGCTGATGCGCTGGCAAGCGGCAGTCCGGCGAATAACCCAAGGGTGCCGACTCATGAGGAAATTGTCGCGCTGTATCATATTTGTTACGACTATCAGTATGGCACCAATACGGTCAGCCGTTAA